The following coding sequences lie in one Microtus ochrogaster isolate Prairie Vole_2 chromosome 6, MicOch1.0, whole genome shotgun sequence genomic window:
- the Optc gene encoding opticin isoform X2, translating to MRLLAFLSLLVLVLHEAGTASLPGERKREEQSPEEGDTYAFLHVGNYALSLEDYSDVIDLSSYEEPADYGDQTPEAKVDSLALPTRTSPSQSTVAPNLTMTKPTTTSLLTSQSSHAKLKRIDLSSNSISSIHNDAFRLLPALQDLILSENQLAALPVLPSGIEFLDVRLNRLQSSGIQPDAFVALEKLQFLYLADNLLESIPGPLPLSLRSLHLQNNMIETMERNTFCDPREHSPERRQLEDIRLDRNPINLSLFPEAYFCLPRLPVGRFT from the exons ATGAGGCTCCTGGCTTTCCTGAGTCTGCTGGTCCTGGTGCTGCATGAGGCAGGAACAGCTTCTCTcccaggggagaggaagagagaagagcagagcccCGAGGAAGGTGACACTTACGCATTTCTGCACGTGGGGAACTATGCCCTGAGCCTGGAGGACTACAGTGACGTCATTGACCTGAGCAGCTATGAGGAACCAGCCGACTATGGGGACCAGACCCCTGAG GCTAAAGTGGACAGCCTGGCTCTCCCAACAAGAACCAGTCCCTCCCAGAGCACTGTGGCTCCAAACCTCACCATGACCAAGCCTACCACCACTAGCCTACTGACCTCCCAGAGCAGTCATG CAAAACTGAAGAGGATTGACCTCTCCAGCAACTCCATCTCCTCCATCCACAACGATGCCTTCCGCCTGCTGCCTGCCCTGCAGGATCTCATCCTCTCAGAGAACCAGCTGGCAGCTCTGCCTGTGCTGCCCAGCGGCATCGAGTTCCTGGATGTCCGCCTGAATCGGCTGCAGAGCTCAGGGATACAGCCTGACGCCTTCGTG GCACTGGAGAAGCTTCAGTTTCTCTACCTGGCAGACAACCTGCTGGAGTCCATCCCTGGGCCTTTGCCTCTGAGCCTGCGCTCCCTGCACCTGCAG AACAACATGATCGAGACCATGGAAAGAAACACCTTCTGTGACCCCAGGGAACACAGCCCCGAGCGAAGGCAGCTGGAAGACATCCGCCTGGACAGGAACCCGATCAATCTAAGCCTTTTCCCTGAGGCCTATTTCTGCCTGCCAAGGCTCCCTGTGGGGCGCTTCACCTAG
- the Optc gene encoding opticin isoform X1 → MRLLAFLSLLVLVLHEAGTASLPGERKREEQSPEEGDTYAFLHVGNYALSLEDYSDVIDLSSYEEPADYGDQTPEAKVDSLALPTRTSPSQSTVAPNLTMTKPTTTSLLTSQSSHGLPTCLVCVCLGSSVYCDDADLKTIPPLPQMTTYLYARFNHISHIQAGDFKGLTKLKRIDLSSNSISSIHNDAFRLLPALQDLILSENQLAALPVLPSGIEFLDVRLNRLQSSGIQPDAFVALEKLQFLYLADNLLESIPGPLPLSLRSLHLQNNMIETMERNTFCDPREHSPERRQLEDIRLDRNPINLSLFPEAYFCLPRLPVGRFT, encoded by the exons ATGAGGCTCCTGGCTTTCCTGAGTCTGCTGGTCCTGGTGCTGCATGAGGCAGGAACAGCTTCTCTcccaggggagaggaagagagaagagcagagcccCGAGGAAGGTGACACTTACGCATTTCTGCACGTGGGGAACTATGCCCTGAGCCTGGAGGACTACAGTGACGTCATTGACCTGAGCAGCTATGAGGAACCAGCCGACTATGGGGACCAGACCCCTGAG GCTAAAGTGGACAGCCTGGCTCTCCCAACAAGAACCAGTCCCTCCCAGAGCACTGTGGCTCCAAACCTCACCATGACCAAGCCTACCACCACTAGCCTACTGACCTCCCAGAGCAGTCATG gcctgcctacctgcctggtgtgtgtgtgccttggcTCTTCCGTGTACTGTGATGATGCAGATCTCAAGAccattcctccccttccccagatGACCACCTACCTGTACGCCCGCTTCAATCACATCAGCCACATCCAGGCTGGAGACTTCAAAGGGCTGA CAAAACTGAAGAGGATTGACCTCTCCAGCAACTCCATCTCCTCCATCCACAACGATGCCTTCCGCCTGCTGCCTGCCCTGCAGGATCTCATCCTCTCAGAGAACCAGCTGGCAGCTCTGCCTGTGCTGCCCAGCGGCATCGAGTTCCTGGATGTCCGCCTGAATCGGCTGCAGAGCTCAGGGATACAGCCTGACGCCTTCGTG GCACTGGAGAAGCTTCAGTTTCTCTACCTGGCAGACAACCTGCTGGAGTCCATCCCTGGGCCTTTGCCTCTGAGCCTGCGCTCCCTGCACCTGCAG AACAACATGATCGAGACCATGGAAAGAAACACCTTCTGTGACCCCAGGGAACACAGCCCCGAGCGAAGGCAGCTGGAAGACATCCGCCTGGACAGGAACCCGATCAATCTAAGCCTTTTCCCTGAGGCCTATTTCTGCCTGCCAAGGCTCCCTGTGGGGCGCTTCACCTAG